The following coding sequences are from one uncultured Desulfobacter sp. window:
- a CDS encoding nucleoside transporter C-terminal domain-containing protein — translation MFQSVLGLFVFLGVAVLLSENRKKISVRLIVSAIALQLVLGAVTLKFAWIRQGFLYLNGLVAALSKATGEGTAMVFGYIGGGALPFQESYSGASFILAFQSLPLILVMSALSALLFYWKIIPLVVRSFSVVLNKTLGTGGAEGIGISANIFVGMVEAPLLVKPYLATMTRSELFTLMTCGMATIAGTVMVLYATILKSAIPGILGHILTASIISAPAAILISKVMIPETKDVTQGQLSTPTVYKSVMDAVTKGTVSGIELLINIVAMIIVLVAMVSLINMALGLMPMFKGEPFSLQRILGWIMAPATWLMGIPWAEAPATGALMGTKTILNEFIAYLDLTRLPEGAISERSRIIISYAMCGFANPGSLGIMIGGMGGMAPERRDEIVALGLRSIVAGTLATCMTGAVAGMFL, via the coding sequence ATGTTTCAAAGTGTTCTGGGACTGTTTGTGTTTTTAGGTGTTGCTGTTTTATTAAGCGAGAATAGAAAAAAAATTTCCGTCAGGCTGATCGTTTCGGCGATAGCATTGCAGCTTGTGCTTGGCGCGGTGACGCTGAAATTTGCATGGATACGCCAGGGCTTTTTGTATTTGAATGGCCTTGTTGCAGCGCTTTCAAAGGCTACCGGAGAAGGAACGGCCATGGTGTTCGGGTACATTGGCGGCGGCGCACTTCCGTTCCAGGAATCCTATTCCGGGGCGTCGTTTATCCTTGCGTTTCAATCCCTGCCGTTAATTTTGGTGATGAGTGCGTTGTCCGCGTTGTTGTTTTATTGGAAAATCATTCCTTTGGTGGTGCGTTCCTTCAGTGTGGTTCTCAATAAAACCCTGGGTACCGGCGGGGCTGAAGGCATCGGGATATCCGCCAATATTTTTGTGGGGATGGTGGAGGCTCCGTTGCTGGTCAAACCGTATCTAGCGACCATGACCCGCAGCGAGCTGTTCACATTAATGACCTGCGGCATGGCCACCATTGCAGGTACGGTCATGGTGCTTTACGCCACAATTCTTAAGTCTGCCATCCCCGGCATTTTAGGCCATATCCTTACGGCGTCCATTATCAGTGCACCGGCTGCGATTTTAATTTCAAAGGTCATGATTCCTGAAACCAAAGATGTCACCCAAGGCCAGCTGTCCACCCCGACGGTTTATAAAAGCGTCATGGACGCCGTTACCAAAGGCACGGTGTCCGGCATTGAACTGCTGATAAATATCGTGGCCATGATCATTGTACTTGTGGCCATGGTGAGCCTGATCAACATGGCCCTTGGGTTGATGCCGATGTTCAAAGGGGAGCCGTTCTCCTTGCAGCGGATATTAGGCTGGATCATGGCGCCTGCAACATGGCTGATGGGCATCCCCTGGGCAGAAGCCCCTGCCACCGGGGCATTGATGGGAACTAAAACCATTCTCAACGAATTTATCGCATACCTTGATCTGACCCGTTTGCCGGAAGGTGCAATCAGTGAGCGCAGCCGCATCATTATTTCATACGCCATGTGCGGTTTTGCAAATCCCGGCAGCCTGGGCATCATGATCGGCGGTATGGGCGGCATGGCACCGGAAAGAAGGGATGAAATCGTGGCTTTAGGACTTCGGTCCATTGTTGCCGGCACTTTGGCCACATGCATGACCGGTGCCGTTGCCGGGATGTTCTTATAG
- a CDS encoding arylamine N-acetyltransferase: MQNNELVQGYLRCLDLLNPKFDFKFLSDVVARHVATFAFSSVGCWLGDNLSLDLEALYNRIVVNRRGGYCFEHNGLLYGILESLGFSVSLYLARVIYNQDIHPGLTHRITMVESGGERYVLDVGFGALGPGIPVPMSGKASQDGEKIFRIAEGRAGEYHMQVLKKGEFFSLYRFELARYGQSDCELGHFYSHRHPDAAFVNNLVAALILESETRSLRNKEYWVTQQAGTQIQKINSPEQLRRILVGELGIQITEKEGCRLYERLNAS; this comes from the coding sequence ATGCAAAATAATGAGCTGGTGCAAGGGTATCTCAGGTGCCTGGATTTGTTGAACCCCAAATTTGATTTCAAGTTTTTAAGTGATGTTGTTGCACGGCATGTCGCAACATTTGCTTTCAGCAGCGTTGGATGCTGGCTTGGTGATAACCTCTCCCTTGATCTTGAAGCGCTATATAACCGAATCGTTGTTAACCGGCGTGGCGGGTATTGTTTTGAACACAATGGTCTGCTCTACGGGATTTTAGAATCCCTTGGATTTTCGGTGTCACTTTATCTGGCGCGTGTAATTTACAATCAGGATATACACCCGGGCTTAACACACCGGATTACAATGGTCGAATCTGGAGGAGAACGATATGTTCTGGATGTAGGTTTTGGGGCTCTTGGACCCGGGATTCCGGTTCCAATGTCAGGCAAAGCGTCCCAGGACGGTGAAAAAATATTCCGCATTGCTGAGGGCCGGGCCGGCGAGTATCACATGCAGGTGTTAAAAAAAGGGGAATTCTTTTCCTTATACAGGTTTGAGCTTGCACGTTATGGACAATCCGATTGCGAACTAGGCCATTTTTATTCACATCGACATCCTGATGCAGCCTTCGTCAATAATCTGGTCGCAGCGCTTATCCTGGAAAGCGAAACACGATCCTTACGTAATAAAGAGTATTGGGTAACTCAGCAAGCCGGCACGCAGATTCAAAAAATAAATAGTCCAGAACAGCTTCGGCGGATACTTGTTGGAGAGCTTGGCATTCAGATCACTGAAAAAGAAGGTTGTCGGTTATATGAAAGGTTAAATGCCTCATAA
- a CDS encoding cysteine hydrolase family protein: MDACLILIDLQNDYFIGGNMELVNIGQAAENAQRLLKKFRDNNLPVIHIQHISTRPGATFFLPNTTGVQINKMVSPLGDERIVKKSYPNSFRETDLLKILKDEKKETVVICGAMSHMCIDATTRAAFDYGFDCVVVEDACATRHLVFKDKTIKASDVHASFMAALSVPYAQVITTNEILKNLA, encoded by the coding sequence ATGGACGCATGCTTAATATTGATTGACCTTCAAAATGACTATTTTATTGGCGGCAATATGGAGCTTGTCAATATTGGACAAGCGGCTGAAAATGCGCAACGATTATTAAAAAAATTTCGAGACAATAATTTGCCGGTAATCCATATTCAACATATTTCGACACGTCCCGGGGCGACGTTCTTTCTGCCAAATACAACCGGTGTACAGATAAATAAAATGGTATCTCCGTTGGGGGATGAACGCATCGTAAAAAAGAGCTACCCAAACAGTTTTCGTGAAACAGACCTTTTGAAGATATTGAAAGATGAAAAAAAAGAGACAGTTGTCATTTGTGGCGCGATGAGCCATATGTGCATTGATGCAACCACCCGCGCTGCATTTGATTACGGGTTTGACTGTGTTGTAGTTGAAGATGCCTGTGCAACAAGGCACTTAGTATTTAAAGACAAAACAATAAAAGCATCAGATGTCCATGCATCATTTATGGCTGCATTGTCCGTACCTTACGCCCAGGTGATCACCACCAACGAAATCTTAAAAAATTTGGCATAA
- a CDS encoding LysE family translocator, with translation MFNAEFLITSLVVVLIPGTGVIYTVSTGLFLGARASIAAAFGCTAGIIPHLSASILGLSAILHMSAVAFQAIKYAGAVYLLYIAWSMWRETGVFKFNSPSGKNSFGQIAKRGFLINILNPKLSIFFLAFLPLFVSPNSSAPMLEMFIMSVVFMAMTLIIFILYGISANGVRRYVINSPRVITRLQRSFAAIFAVLGVKLAMTDQ, from the coding sequence ATGTTTAACGCAGAATTTTTAATTACATCATTGGTCGTAGTTTTGATACCAGGTACAGGCGTTATCTATACAGTATCAACAGGGCTTTTTTTGGGGGCACGGGCAAGCATTGCGGCAGCGTTTGGCTGCACAGCAGGCATTATACCTCACTTATCTGCAAGCATATTGGGGTTGTCTGCCATACTTCATATGAGTGCGGTTGCTTTCCAGGCAATTAAATATGCCGGTGCAGTTTATTTGCTTTATATTGCATGGTCAATGTGGCGGGAAACAGGGGTGTTTAAATTTAATTCACCGTCTGGCAAAAACAGTTTTGGGCAAATTGCAAAAAGGGGGTTCTTGATTAATATTTTGAATCCTAAATTATCAATATTCTTTTTAGCGTTTCTGCCGCTCTTTGTGTCGCCAAACAGTTCAGCGCCCATGCTTGAGATGTTCATTATGAGTGTTGTATTTATGGCGATGACCTTAATTATTTTTATTCTGTATGGCATATCAGCCAATGGTGTTAGAAGGTATGTGATCAATTCACCGCGGGTAATTACCAGACTACAGCGGTCATTTGCCGCCATTTTTGCTGTGCTTGGTGTTAAGCTTGCGATGACTGACCAGTAA
- a CDS encoding TetR family transcriptional regulator codes for MARKTKKEAQKTRQQILDAALKLCSEKGYSKTTFVDIANEIGLTKGAVYWHFKTKPELLAAMISYGEEKQYNLFENMMLESVADLRRGINEFANTFVRDEDAWKFEFFCGFQIEWSTELMAEVHEKLAELRVDPMKKFEEKLVRLQEKGALSKEKDARTLALCFASSWIGAMHLAMYGEYDRNKFVEVVLESFDLLFGTLSI; via the coding sequence ATGGCGAGAAAAACAAAAAAAGAGGCGCAGAAGACACGGCAGCAGATTCTGGATGCCGCGCTGAAGCTCTGTTCTGAAAAGGGCTATTCAAAAACCACGTTCGTGGATATTGCCAATGAGATAGGGTTGACAAAGGGTGCGGTTTATTGGCACTTCAAAACAAAACCTGAACTTTTGGCTGCTATGATCTCATATGGTGAAGAAAAACAGTACAATCTCTTTGAAAATATGATGCTGGAAAGCGTAGCAGACCTGCGCCGGGGAATTAACGAATTTGCCAATACCTTTGTTCGTGATGAGGATGCCTGGAAATTTGAGTTTTTCTGTGGTTTCCAGATTGAATGGTCAACCGAGCTCATGGCGGAAGTGCATGAAAAATTAGCTGAACTGCGCGTTGATCCAATGAAGAAGTTTGAAGAAAAACTTGTGCGGTTGCAGGAAAAAGGCGCGTTAAGTAAAGAAAAGGACGCCCGGACCCTTGCGCTGTGTTTCGCTTCATCTTGGATAGGTGCAATGCATTTGGCCATGTACGGCGAGTATGATCGGAATAAATTTGTGGAAGTGGTCCTGGAAAGCTTTGACCTGCTGTTCGGCACGCTTTCCATCTGA
- a CDS encoding efflux RND transporter periplasmic adaptor subunit, whose translation MGKAVGNAVIAIILIGVGYVINLVIPSGDQGPGMMGMGHMPPPAVVAVELKEQPLDVLDDHIATVEPVQEVMVRSEVSGYIDDVHFTEGSFVKEGDLLFTIDQKQYQAKVDLRQAELASAKAELNRAKKYFKRMREANKRSVSQSNLDTAESDQLQAKAGLKQAEANLNLAKIDLGYAKVRAPISGRIGLAKATKGNYVTSASNELAHIVQISPIRVVFSMTDRAYLDFRAQELAGASDDQAARIRLPNGTQLSLIGKKEFDDNVMNAETGTMAVRYLFDNPNGQLVPGGYVNILLGARQRPTGLRIPQRALLLDPKGSYVLTVNGAGQVGTARVETGESVEGDFVVLSGLKAGDRVIVDGVQKAQPGMTVQVTLQEAGQ comes from the coding sequence ATGGGAAAGGCAGTAGGAAACGCGGTGATCGCGATCATTTTGATCGGCGTGGGTTATGTTATCAATCTGGTTATTCCTTCAGGTGACCAGGGGCCGGGCATGATGGGAATGGGCCACATGCCGCCGCCTGCGGTGGTCGCCGTTGAGTTGAAAGAGCAGCCCCTGGATGTTCTTGATGACCATATTGCAACGGTGGAGCCGGTGCAGGAAGTCATGGTCCGCTCGGAAGTTTCGGGGTACATTGATGATGTCCATTTCACGGAAGGATCTTTTGTGAAAGAAGGCGACCTGCTTTTCACCATTGACCAGAAACAATACCAGGCAAAAGTTGACCTTCGTCAGGCTGAACTGGCCAGCGCAAAAGCCGAACTGAACCGCGCCAAAAAATACTTCAAGCGTATGCGTGAGGCAAATAAACGCAGCGTTTCTCAGTCGAATCTCGATACTGCGGAAAGCGACCAGTTGCAGGCCAAGGCCGGTCTGAAACAGGCGGAGGCCAATTTGAACCTGGCCAAAATTGACTTGGGGTATGCCAAAGTGCGGGCTCCGATCAGCGGCCGTATCGGCCTGGCCAAGGCAACCAAGGGTAACTATGTCACGTCCGCCTCCAACGAACTTGCCCACATTGTGCAAATCAGCCCCATCCGTGTAGTCTTTTCCATGACCGACCGCGCGTACCTGGATTTTCGTGCCCAGGAACTGGCAGGTGCCTCTGACGATCAGGCTGCCCGCATTCGCCTGCCCAACGGCACACAGCTTTCGCTGATCGGCAAAAAAGAGTTCGACGACAACGTTATGAATGCCGAAACCGGTACCATGGCAGTCCGCTACCTGTTCGATAACCCCAACGGACAACTGGTCCCCGGCGGCTATGTCAATATTCTGCTAGGAGCCCGGCAACGCCCCACGGGCCTCCGGATTCCCCAGCGGGCACTGCTGCTTGATCCAAAGGGTTCCTATGTGCTGACAGTCAACGGAGCGGGACAGGTTGGCACCGCCCGGGTTGAGACCGGTGAATCGGTTGAAGGAGACTTTGTGGTGCTTTCCGGACTTAAGGCCGGCGACCGTGTCATAGTTGACGGCGTGCAAAAAGCGCAGCCCGGCATGACCGTCCAGGTAACTTTGCAGGAGGCCGGACAATGA